In a genomic window of Nocardiopsis mwathae:
- a CDS encoding PrgI family protein → MRVRMPADVEREDKILADLTARQLLIIGVPGIATWVLLTGLKDVMPLPALVAIAVPIMGAAIAAALVRRDGLGLDQLLMAALRFHRFPKRRATGTPTAPQIPSWIGAETEPLPAPLELPLSAIGDDGVIDLGEHGAAVVLSCSTVNFGLRTPEEQAALVSGFAGYLNSLAAPAQILVRAESVRLDPLIAALDRAAPALPHPALETAAKDHADYLAALAETHDLLYRHVLLVLREPSGQGRHAAATVKRRADDAIRALAAAGSSASVLSAPQVAAALASATNPTSGTAAPPEGLAAPDAVITGPEPLREG, encoded by the coding sequence ATGCGCGTGCGGATGCCCGCTGACGTCGAGCGCGAGGACAAGATCCTCGCGGATCTCACCGCTCGTCAGCTCCTGATCATCGGCGTCCCGGGAATCGCCACCTGGGTCCTGCTGACCGGGCTGAAGGACGTCATGCCGCTGCCTGCACTGGTGGCGATCGCCGTCCCCATCATGGGAGCGGCCATCGCCGCCGCCCTGGTGCGGCGCGACGGACTCGGGCTCGACCAGCTCCTCATGGCCGCTCTCCGGTTTCACCGCTTCCCGAAGCGCCGTGCCACCGGAACCCCTACCGCACCGCAGATCCCCTCTTGGATCGGCGCTGAGACCGAACCGCTTCCCGCTCCCCTGGAGCTGCCGCTGTCGGCCATCGGCGACGATGGTGTGATCGACCTCGGTGAGCACGGCGCCGCCGTCGTCCTGTCCTGTTCGACGGTGAACTTCGGGCTACGGACGCCTGAGGAGCAGGCCGCGCTCGTCTCCGGGTTCGCCGGCTACCTCAACTCGCTGGCCGCTCCCGCGCAGATCCTGGTGCGCGCCGAATCGGTGCGATTGGATCCGCTGATTGCCGCCCTCGACCGTGCGGCACCCGCGTTGCCGCACCCGGCACTGGAGACCGCCGCCAAGGACCATGCGGACTACCTCGCGGCTCTGGCCGAGACACACGATCTCCTCTACCGGCACGTGCTGCTGGTGCTGCGCGAGCCCAGCGGTCAAGGACGGCACGCAGCGGCAACCGTGAAGCGGCGCGCCGACGATGCCATCCGCGCGCTGGCTGCCGCCGGCAGCAGCGCCAGCGTGCTGAGTGCTCCTCAGGTCGCTGCCGCACTCGCCTCTGCGACCAACCCGACGAGCGGCACTGCCGCGCCACCTGAGGGGCTGGCTGCGCCCGATGCCGTCATCACCGGCCCTGAACCGCTTCGGGAGGGGTAG
- a CDS encoding VirB4 family type IV secretion system protein, translating into MSRLFATRAEPTSAATDAVAAEVDIAPRRMRVGDGVATSFVITGYPAEVGYGWLEPLLTYPGRLDVSLHVQPVPPNVAADKLRRQMARLEASSRTGAEKGKLEDFEAEVAAEDAREMAASLARGEGKLFRVGLYVTVHAVDEEALEDEVGHVQSLASSMLLDARPATYRQLHGWTSCLPLGVDLVEQRRSMDTAALSASYPFASPDLAVETSPTAVLYGLNADSSGVVVWDRWALDTYNAVILARSGAGKSYFCKLDLLRNMYAGVSAAVIDPEDEYSRLTEAVGGTVIRLGAPGVHLNPLDLSLDRNAKRDALSRRALFLHTLLAVMLDGAPDPRQRAALDRALIATYRSAGITADERTWNRPSPLLSDLVATLQGEADEHAQDLAVQLAPFVTGSYRELFAAPTSHHPGGHLVSWSLRDLPDELKAVGTLLALDSIWRTVAETTPDHPRMVLVDEGWLLMAEPEGAKFLFRLAKAARKRWVGLTVATQDAADVLGSDLGKAVVANSATQVLMRQAPQAIDRITAAFGLSDGEQQHLLTASPGDALLCSGERRVAFHVVASDYEHQLVTTNPAELTTTARRDESADPPLDLDGLDEEDDPL; encoded by the coding sequence GTGTCTCGGCTTTTCGCGACCAGGGCCGAGCCGACCTCGGCCGCCACGGATGCAGTGGCTGCCGAGGTCGACATCGCGCCGCGTCGCATGCGCGTCGGTGACGGTGTCGCCACTTCGTTCGTGATCACCGGCTACCCGGCCGAGGTGGGGTACGGGTGGCTGGAACCGCTGCTGACCTATCCCGGCCGGTTGGACGTGTCTCTGCATGTCCAACCCGTCCCGCCGAACGTCGCCGCTGACAAGCTGCGCCGCCAGATGGCACGGCTGGAGGCCTCCTCTCGCACGGGAGCTGAGAAGGGGAAGCTGGAGGACTTCGAAGCCGAGGTCGCCGCCGAGGACGCCCGCGAGATGGCCGCCTCCCTCGCCCGCGGGGAGGGGAAACTGTTCCGGGTCGGCCTGTATGTCACGGTCCACGCCGTCGATGAGGAGGCCTTGGAGGACGAGGTCGGCCATGTCCAGAGCCTCGCCTCCTCGATGCTGCTGGACGCGCGGCCCGCGACCTACCGCCAGCTCCACGGATGGACGTCATGCCTTCCGCTCGGGGTCGACTTGGTGGAGCAGCGCCGCAGCATGGACACCGCCGCACTGAGCGCGTCCTACCCCTTCGCCAGCCCCGACCTGGCTGTGGAGACCTCCCCCACCGCGGTCCTCTACGGCCTCAACGCCGACTCCTCCGGTGTGGTGGTCTGGGACCGCTGGGCACTGGACACCTACAACGCCGTCATCCTCGCCCGTTCCGGAGCAGGCAAGAGCTACTTCTGCAAGCTCGACCTCCTGCGCAACATGTACGCGGGGGTGAGCGCCGCGGTCATCGACCCCGAGGACGAGTACTCCCGCCTCACCGAGGCCGTCGGCGGCACCGTGATCCGGCTCGGCGCACCCGGCGTCCACCTCAACCCCCTCGATCTCTCCCTCGACAGGAACGCCAAGCGTGACGCGCTGAGCCGACGCGCCCTCTTCCTCCACACCCTGCTGGCGGTGATGCTCGACGGGGCGCCCGACCCACGCCAGCGCGCCGCCCTCGACCGCGCACTCATCGCCACCTACCGCAGTGCGGGAATCACCGCCGATGAACGCACCTGGAATCGGCCGTCGCCACTGCTCAGCGACCTGGTGGCCACCCTGCAGGGCGAGGCCGACGAGCACGCCCAGGATCTCGCGGTGCAGCTCGCGCCGTTCGTCACCGGCTCCTACCGCGAGCTGTTCGCGGCCCCGACCAGCCACCATCCTGGCGGCCACCTCGTCTCATGGTCGCTGCGCGACCTTCCCGACGAACTGAAAGCCGTCGGCACCCTGCTGGCGCTGGACTCGATCTGGCGCACCGTCGCCGAGACCACCCCCGATCACCCGCGCATGGTCCTGGTCGATGAGGGCTGGCTGCTCATGGCCGAGCCCGAAGGCGCCAAGTTCCTGTTCCGGCTGGCCAAGGCCGCCCGCAAGCGGTGGGTTGGGCTGACCGTGGCCACGCAGGACGCCGCCGACGTGCTCGGCTCCGATCTCGGCAAGGCCGTCGTCGCGAACAGCGCGACGCAGGTCCTCATGCGCCAGGCTCCGCAGGCGATCGACCGGATCACCGCAGCCTTCGGGTTGTCCGACGGCGAGCAGCAGCACCTGCTCACCGCGAGCCCTGGCGACGCGCTGCTGTGCAGCGGCGAACGGCGGGTCGCCTTTCACGTGGTGGCCAGCGACTACGAGCACCAGCTCGTCACGACGAACCCGGCCGAACTCACCACCACCGCTCGCCGTGACGAGTCCGCAGACCCACCCCTGGACCTCGACGGGCTCGACGAGGAGGACGACCCGCTGTGA
- a CDS encoding type IV secretory system conjugative DNA transfer family protein — MNFDLTDLGNLPTALAHFVFALIAVHGWALLWVAASCVAILLTVRAVARVVRHLFWARQARLVEILPPPDSELSGAEALWTGMLGLLRPAWKRLLFGQPHVVWEYVMDTHGVRVRMWVPGPTPPGLVERAIEAAWPGASATSRPVPPRDTSTRAHGGHLRLARPDHYPIATGHDDDPIRSLIGAAGSPSAGEQVLVQVAARPVTGRRLRHANRAAAQLRQVHSANSSVFDTLTPGGNQRSASLMALRPEVSGEVRAILTKSTAPRLETCVRYVVTHPGEGAKGRERRRGRAHAVAASFAVFTHFNHYRRQWVPLIADRLAHARWLGHGDLLSAKELAAVAHLPVDETVPGLERAPARPTAPPPGIASDTDDTRLLGVADAAKARPIGLRVADARHHMHVIGGTGTGKTTFLLNMILDDIKKHRGLVFIEPKGESNLLLSRLPEEAAERVVLIDPDDNAPPPALNVLSGGRGERDRAADMVTGIFRRIFADSWGPRTEDILRSACLTLAGTPHAGLANIPRLLENTAFRRRAIAHVDDPVLRGFWAWYDELSEPARAHATAPLANKLRSVLLRGFARDLLATTDRGLNLRALLDSGSVIIARLPKGVLGEDTSSLLGSLLLAQVWNAVLSRARQTAAERQDVGIYLDECQNFLTLPYGIDDMLAEARAYRAGLVLAHQDLAQLPRDLQNAVAANARSKVFFDVSPQDARDLARHVRPNLAEHDLSHLAAYQAAARLVSNGALSPSFTLRTRPLPPPVKGRATAVRKAARQHTPSSA; from the coding sequence GTGAACTTCGACCTGACCGACCTCGGCAACCTTCCTACCGCGCTCGCCCACTTCGTCTTCGCGCTCATAGCAGTGCACGGCTGGGCGCTCCTCTGGGTCGCGGCCAGCTGTGTCGCCATCCTCCTGACGGTCCGGGCTGTCGCGAGAGTGGTGCGGCACCTTTTCTGGGCCCGGCAGGCGCGGCTGGTGGAGATCCTGCCGCCGCCCGACAGCGAGCTCTCCGGCGCCGAGGCGCTGTGGACAGGGATGCTCGGCCTCCTGCGGCCCGCCTGGAAGCGGCTCCTCTTCGGCCAACCGCATGTGGTCTGGGAGTACGTCATGGACACCCACGGAGTCCGCGTCCGGATGTGGGTGCCTGGACCCACCCCTCCCGGGCTAGTCGAGCGCGCCATCGAGGCCGCCTGGCCCGGCGCCTCCGCCACGTCCCGCCCCGTCCCTCCACGCGACACGTCGACACGAGCCCACGGCGGGCACCTGCGCCTGGCCCGCCCCGACCACTACCCGATCGCCACCGGGCACGACGACGACCCGATCCGCTCACTGATCGGCGCAGCCGGATCTCCCTCTGCAGGAGAGCAGGTGCTCGTCCAAGTCGCGGCCCGCCCGGTGACCGGGCGGCGGCTGCGCCACGCCAACCGTGCCGCCGCCCAGCTCCGCCAGGTGCACAGCGCGAACTCCAGTGTGTTCGACACCCTCACCCCCGGCGGCAACCAACGAAGCGCCTCCCTGATGGCCCTGCGACCCGAGGTCAGCGGTGAAGTCCGCGCCATCCTGACCAAATCGACCGCGCCCCGGCTGGAGACCTGCGTCCGCTACGTCGTCACCCACCCTGGTGAGGGCGCCAAGGGGCGGGAGCGGCGCCGAGGCCGCGCCCACGCGGTCGCCGCATCATTCGCCGTCTTCACGCACTTCAACCACTACAGGCGACAGTGGGTGCCGCTGATCGCCGACCGGCTGGCCCATGCACGTTGGCTCGGCCATGGCGACCTGCTCTCCGCCAAGGAACTGGCCGCGGTGGCGCACCTGCCGGTCGATGAGACCGTGCCCGGCCTGGAACGGGCTCCGGCCCGCCCCACGGCGCCGCCGCCCGGAATCGCCTCGGACACTGACGACACCCGCCTGCTCGGGGTCGCGGACGCCGCCAAGGCGCGCCCGATCGGCCTGCGCGTCGCCGATGCCCGCCACCACATGCACGTCATCGGCGGCACCGGGACCGGAAAGACGACGTTCCTGCTCAACATGATCCTCGACGACATCAAGAAGCACCGGGGCCTGGTGTTCATCGAGCCCAAGGGCGAGTCCAACCTGCTGCTGTCACGCCTGCCCGAGGAGGCCGCTGAGCGGGTCGTGCTGATCGACCCCGACGACAACGCGCCCCCACCTGCGCTCAACGTGCTCTCCGGCGGCCGGGGCGAGCGGGACCGCGCCGCGGACATGGTGACCGGGATCTTTCGCAGGATCTTCGCCGACTCCTGGGGGCCGCGTACCGAGGACATCCTGCGCTCGGCCTGCCTCACGCTGGCCGGGACACCGCACGCCGGCCTGGCCAATATCCCCCGCCTGCTGGAGAACACCGCGTTCCGCCGCCGCGCCATCGCCCACGTCGACGACCCCGTCCTGCGCGGATTCTGGGCCTGGTACGACGAACTGTCCGAACCGGCGCGGGCGCACGCCACCGCACCGCTGGCCAACAAGCTCCGCAGCGTCCTGCTGCGCGGATTCGCCCGTGACCTGCTCGCCACCACCGACCGCGGGCTCAACCTGCGTGCCCTGCTCGACAGCGGCTCGGTCATCATCGCCCGCCTCCCCAAAGGCGTGCTCGGTGAAGACACCTCGTCCCTGCTCGGCTCGCTGCTGCTCGCCCAGGTGTGGAACGCGGTGCTCTCCCGCGCACGGCAGACCGCGGCCGAGCGCCAGGACGTCGGTATCTACCTGGACGAGTGCCAGAACTTCTTGACACTGCCCTATGGCATCGACGACATGCTCGCCGAAGCACGTGCCTACCGGGCCGGGCTGGTGCTGGCCCACCAAGACCTCGCCCAGCTACCCCGCGACCTCCAGAACGCCGTCGCGGCCAACGCCCGCTCCAAGGTGTTCTTCGACGTGAGCCCGCAGGACGCGCGCGACCTTGCGCGCCACGTCCGCCCGAACCTCGCCGAACACGACCTCTCCCATCTGGCCGCCTACCAGGCGGCCGCCCGCCTCGTCTCCAACGGCGCCCTCAGCCCGTCCTTCACCCTCCGCACCCGCCCGCTGCCACCGCCGGTCAAAGGCCGCGCAACAGCCGTACGCAAGGCGGCCCGCCAACACACCCCGTCCTCCGCCTAG